From the Streptomyces sp. Sge12 genome, the window GCGGTCCCTGATCGCCTGCGGGATCACCACCAGCGGATGCGGCATCGCCGCCCACCAGATCCTCACCAGCGGCATGGACCCCCTGTTCGCCCTCGGCCTCGCCGTACCGGCCGGAGCAGCAGCCCTCGCCCACCACCGCAACACCGCCGGCCAGCCCCCCGCCCTCCCCGTCACGAGCACGGCCGGACAGTCTTCGCAGGCGCAGCTCATCACCGCGTGGTGGACGGAATTCATCTCCGGCCCCACCCAGACCGAGGGCCGCAAGCTCATCCAGCCCGGGGCAGTCCTCGCACACCTCGCCATCGAGGCGGGGGAGGACGCCGCCTCGTTCACGGGGATCATCACGCTGCCCCAGGGCCAGCAGGTCCGCGTGAAGGCCGCGGACATCGCCGCCGTCTACCAGATCCCCGTCTCCCAGGTGGAGATGGGCGACCCCAAGCACTACGCCCCCAACGCGCTACCCATCACCGTCCACCTCAAGAAGCCATCGGCCGCGCCGGAGATTGCCGCCGGCGTCCCGACGACTCCCGAGGAGCTGTGGGCCGCGCACGTCGCCATCCCCGACGGAGCGATGCCCGGCACCCGCCTGACCCTGACCCGCTACGACGGCCCCCTGGACTGGGAAGGCACCGCCACCCGGGAGCGGAAGGCCATCGGAACCGTCAACATCCAGGACCTGGCCGGGAACCTCGACCTTTCGAACATCCAGGTCGCCCTGGCCGCCGGCGACAAGCCCACGCAGATGGGGGTGCGCGTGATGAAGGAGCACACGCTCATGCACGGCACCATGCTCTCCGCGGTCGCGGACGAGCTGGCGATGGACTCGCGCGGCTACGTCCGCCTGGGCACCTACATCGACGCCCGACCCGCCCTGGTCCCCCTCGCCCAGCCCGGCTCCGGCGCCCGCCACCTCTACCTCGTCGGCGGATCCCGCTCCGGAAAGTCCGGAGTCCTGGAACAGATCCTGCTCTCCGCTCACAAGTCCCGGATCACGGTAATCCTGTCCTCCCCGCAGGCCGGAACCATCGCCGGAGCCTCGCTGGCCGCGTTCTGCGGAGACGGACTGGACGAGGCGATGGGCGCCCTGCGGCTGGCCTACGCGCTCATGCTCGACCGCGAAGCCCGCTACCGCTCCCCGTCCTTCCCCTTCACCGACCCGCTGATCCTGACCGTCATCGACGAAGCACACATGCTGCTGGCGACCTCCTCCCCGTATCACGCGGAGGCCAAGGCGATCGTCGAGCAGATGACCCGCCGCTCCCTCAAGCGAGGGATCGACGTGGTCCTGGCCACCCAAACACCGCTGGCCGAAGACCTCGGCAACTCCTCCATCATCCGCTCCCAGCTCCTGATCGGCGGCGGCGCGGTCTTCCTGCGCTGCGCCAAGGGCCAGGGCTCCCTGGTCGGGGCAAACGCGGTCCAGGGCGCAGAGGGCATCGACCTGTCGCTGATCCCAGACTCGTGGCCCGGCCAGGCCCAGAAAGTCGCCGACCGCGACATGTCCGGCCTGGACACCACCGCCGTCGCCAAGCCCGAGGACGCCACCTTCGGCCTCGGCTACCTCCTCACCCCCGGCTCCCAAGCCGTCCAGTTCCGCTCCCTCTACCTCGACGTCCCGCCCGCCTCCCTCGCTGGAGGCGGGGCACCTGTCGCGGTCGAGGACTGCGAGGCCTGGCGCTCCCGGGAGGCGATCGTGAGCACGCCGGTGGTCGACCAGCGCGGCAAGAACCTGATCGGCAGCCTCGCCGACCTCCTCACCAAAGCCCAGCACGGAACATCCGCCCTGCCCCAGCAGCGGGTCCAGAACGGCCCCGTCGGCACTGCTGGGCCGGTCGATTCCTCGGACGGAACGGAGCTGATCAAGCCGCGCATCCTCAACCTCCTCCGAGAGGAGTCCATCCCCATGACCGCCGAGACGATCGCCCGAAAGCTGGGCACGTCCGCGAACAAGATCAAGCCCCGTCTGACCGAGCTGAAAAAGCGGGACGAGGTCACCAACGAAAACGGACTGTGGAGGGCCGCATGAACACGAGCACGAACGCACGCTTCACCCCCGTCGACCAGGGCCTGTACGCGAAGGCCTTTCAGCTCCTCGACCCAGCCCCAGAACCCGACCTCCCCGCGGCCCCGGCGGCACCCACCCCGGTGTCCGTCATCCTCGCCGCCACCCCGCCCGCGCACCGAGCCGGGCCGGTCGAGAAGACCCTCAACGACGCCCTCGCCTTCCTCGACACCCACGGCTGGACCAAACACCGCCTCATCCACCCCGAGGGCGCACGCTGCTCCATCGGCGCCCTGCGCGCCGCCGCCGGCACCCGCAACACCGCCTACCGCGACGCAGGAAACCTCCTCCTGGACGAAGCCCGCCGCCAGCACGGCAAGCAGTGGGAATCGATCCCCGCCTGGAACGACTCCCACACCGGCGCCCAGGTACGCAGCGTGTGGGAATCCGCCATCCAGCGCGCACACCACCAAAACATCTGACCCGGCTGGAGCCACCCCGTGTCGTTCTCGTTCACCGACCCCAAACCCAACAACGAACCGACCTTCTCCTTCACCGCACCGCAGGACGTGGAACAGCGACTCCAGCGGATCACCGACCTGGCGCACGAGATCCTCCAGCGGATCACCGACCTGGCGCACGAGATCCTCCAGCTCGTCGCGGAGGTCCGCAGGCAGATCAGCAACTGAACGCCCCAGCAGACACAACGAGGGCGGCCCCGTCTCACCAAACTCCGGGCCGCCCTCACCCATGTCCGAGCCGCCACCGGAACCGTCAATAACCCTTGAGGAGTGCCTCCATGACGCGCACCACGATGCCGTGGTTCGAGACCTTGACCGACAGCGTGTCCGCGCTCGGCGCTGCCGCCCGCGAAGCCCGCATCGCCCACCGGGCCGCGCAGGCCGCCGCCGAGCAGTACAGCCTCGACCGGCTCCGACCCGTCGATGGGGCCATCACTGTCCGCGGCTGGCAGTCCGGTGTACCGGACAGGCCGCACGACCGGGCACTGTTCGAGATCGGCGCATCCCACCGCGCGCACGAGCGCCGCATGACCGAGCTCTACGACAACGCGGCCGCCGCATACGCCTACGGGGCCGCCTGGGCCATCCACCGCGTGCTCGATGGCCAGCAGCCCCCGTTCGTCGAACTGGGACGCAAGCCCGGCGGCC encodes:
- a CDS encoding type IV secretory system conjugative DNA transfer family protein, whose protein sequence is MGPTRTQFIQYAPAALALASVTVGPWSALAAAAAGAGAWAINASAPALRSLIACGITTSGCGIAAHQILTSGMDPLFALGLAVPAGAAALAHHRNTAGQPPALPVTSTAGQSSQAQLITAWWTEFISGPTQTEGRKLIQPGAVLAHLAIEAGEDAASFTGIITLPQGQQVRVKAADIAAVYQIPVSQVEMGDPKHYAPNALPITVHLKKPSAAPEIAAGVPTTPEELWAAHVAIPDGAMPGTRLTLTRYDGPLDWEGTATRERKAIGTVNIQDLAGNLDLSNIQVALAAGDKPTQMGVRVMKEHTLMHGTMLSAVADELAMDSRGYVRLGTYIDARPALVPLAQPGSGARHLYLVGGSRSGKSGVLEQILLSAHKSRITVILSSPQAGTIAGASLAAFCGDGLDEAMGALRLAYALMLDREARYRSPSFPFTDPLILTVIDEAHMLLATSSPYHAEAKAIVEQMTRRSLKRGIDVVLATQTPLAEDLGNSSIIRSQLLIGGGAVFLRCAKGQGSLVGANAVQGAEGIDLSLIPDSWPGQAQKVADRDMSGLDTTAVAKPEDATFGLGYLLTPGSQAVQFRSLYLDVPPASLAGGGAPVAVEDCEAWRSREAIVSTPVVDQRGKNLIGSLADLLTKAQHGTSALPQQRVQNGPVGTAGPVDSSDGTELIKPRILNLLREESIPMTAETIARKLGTSANKIKPRLTELKKRDEVTNENGLWRAA
- a CDS encoding DUF6197 family protein, producing MNTSTNARFTPVDQGLYAKAFQLLDPAPEPDLPAAPAAPTPVSVILAATPPAHRAGPVEKTLNDALAFLDTHGWTKHRLIHPEGARCSIGALRAAAGTRNTAYRDAGNLLLDEARRQHGKQWESIPAWNDSHTGAQVRSVWESAIQRAHHQNI